In Luteibacter mycovicinus, a genomic segment contains:
- a CDS encoding efflux RND transporter periplasmic adaptor subunit, giving the protein MSHEATAAIPGRPPRVRLILAIGLGLASVGVIAGLSLRSVESHELTTWTQAQLTPSVQVISASALSANQGLTLPGHLDAWIATPIHARVGGYLKQWNVDIGEKVKAGQVLALIDTPELDQQFEQAKAELVRAQANVRLADTTARRWQNLLASHSVSKQESDEKSSEAETARANQLGAQADVDRLAALESFKRIVAPFDGTVTARNTDIGDLITANTSGGEPLFSIADTSKMRLYTQVPQSYASSIVPGMKVKLLVLGHGGETVDGTLIGTSRAINRASGTLLAQFKVDNPRQDLLPGDFAEVQLSTHADAHTVTVPATTLLFRAQGPQIAVLGKDHHVVLRDVHIAMDLGDKLEIDQGLQPDDRIIDHPTDSLSQGDLVQLAPAATDESHHAKKA; this is encoded by the coding sequence ATGTCGCATGAAGCCACCGCCGCGATACCCGGGCGGCCTCCCCGTGTCCGTTTGATTCTGGCCATCGGCTTAGGCCTGGCCTCCGTTGGGGTGATTGCGGGTCTGTCTCTGCGGTCCGTGGAGTCCCACGAGCTGACGACGTGGACCCAGGCGCAACTTACGCCGAGCGTGCAGGTCATTTCTGCCTCTGCGCTCAGCGCCAACCAGGGTCTGACGCTGCCGGGTCACCTCGATGCATGGATTGCCACCCCCATCCACGCACGGGTCGGAGGGTATCTGAAGCAGTGGAATGTCGACATCGGCGAAAAAGTCAAAGCCGGCCAGGTTCTGGCGCTCATCGACACGCCGGAACTGGATCAGCAGTTCGAACAGGCCAAAGCCGAACTGGTGCGCGCCCAGGCCAATGTGCGCCTGGCCGACACCACCGCCAGGCGCTGGCAGAACCTGCTCGCGTCGCATTCGGTGTCCAAGCAGGAGTCGGATGAAAAGTCGAGCGAAGCGGAGACGGCGCGCGCCAATCAGCTGGGCGCCCAGGCCGATGTAGACCGCCTGGCCGCGTTGGAATCATTCAAACGCATCGTCGCGCCGTTCGACGGGACGGTGACGGCGCGTAACACGGACATCGGCGACCTTATCACGGCGAACACCAGCGGGGGCGAGCCGCTCTTTTCCATTGCCGATACCAGCAAAATGCGCCTGTACACGCAGGTGCCGCAAAGTTACGCGTCCTCCATCGTCCCCGGAATGAAGGTGAAGTTGCTCGTGCTGGGCCATGGCGGCGAGACGGTCGACGGCACGCTCATCGGGACGTCCAGGGCCATCAACCGGGCCTCCGGCACGTTGCTGGCGCAGTTCAAGGTCGACAATCCGCGCCAGGATCTGTTGCCGGGCGACTTTGCCGAGGTGCAGCTCTCCACACACGCCGACGCCCACACGGTGACCGTTCCGGCCACGACCCTCCTGTTTCGCGCGCAGGGGCCGCAGATCGCGGTGCTCGGCAAGGACCACCATGTGGTGCTGCGCGATGTACACATCGCGATGGACCTGGGCGACAAGCTGGAGATCGACCAGGGCCTTCAGCCGGACGACCGCATCATCGATCATCCTACCGATTCGCTGAGCCAAGGCGATCTGGTCCAGTTGGCCCCCGCTGCCACCGACGAGAGCCACCATGCCAAGAAAGCATGA
- a CDS encoding efflux RND transporter permease subunit — translation MLALVRIALSRPYTFIVLALLILIAGPLAALRTPTDIFPNIGIPVISVVWTYNGLPPDQMSGRVIYYYERQLTTSVNDIEHIESQSLPGVGIVKIFFQPSVDIRTATAQVTSISQTVVKQMPPGITPPLILNYNASTVPVLQMALSSPVLSEATIRDIAQNFMRPTLISVPGVAIPTPYGGKQKQVTLDLNPRSLAAKGLSAQDVGNALAAQNQIIPVGTAKIGTYEYHIQLNNSPTAIDELNNLPIKTVNGATITIGDVAHVRDGAPPQNNVVRVDGKRAVLMPALKNGNASTLDVVAGIKKLLPLIAETQPKSLQMHLLSDQSIFVKAAVASVAREGVIAALLTSVMILLFLGSWRSTVIIALSIPLSILSAIALLSLFGQTLNVMTLGGLALAVGILVDDATVTIENINWHLEQGKGVMDAIMDGARQIVTPAFVSLLCICIVFVPMFMLDGIAGFLFRPMALAVIFAMVSSFMLSRTLVPTLAMFLLKPHHVEGGEGAHPEDAYLNHHEGDQHGRKRRSAVVRGLLRFQMGFEQRFTHVRDGYYGLLAVALDSRKRFVVGFLGFVVVSFALIPALGRDFFPTVDSESISMHVRAPMGTRVEETAAEFDHIERAIRAVIPPDQLDTIIDNIGLPLSGVNLVYSSSGTIGSQDGDIQIALKEGHRPAADFMKQLREKLPREFPGTQFAFLPADMTSQILNFGSPSPLDVSIAGRDRVANEAYSERIMKELRKVDGIVDVRLQQSSSYPQLNVKVDRVRADGLGITERDVTNSMVASLAGSSQVAPAFWLNPKNGVSYAIVASTPQYLMDSMSDLKALPVTSSVNGATQILGGLASFTRGPSDAVVSHYNIMPSYDIYASIQGRDLGGVASDVEKVLAQFASQRPKGTLVSLHGQVGTMNEAFSGLLFGLVGAVVLIYLLIVVNFQSWMDPFVIITALPAALAGIVWMLFLTHTSLSVPALTGAIMCMGVATANAILVVTFCRERLAEHGDPVKAALEAGFTRFRPVCMTALAMIIGMLPMALSQEQNSPLGRAVIGGLMFATLATLLFVPVIFAIVHGRPAPAPSKQPLIGDHSHVA, via the coding sequence ATGCTAGCCCTCGTTCGCATCGCCCTCTCGCGTCCATACACCTTCATCGTGCTGGCGCTGTTGATCCTCATCGCCGGTCCGCTGGCCGCCTTGCGCACGCCAACAGACATCTTTCCGAACATCGGTATCCCGGTCATCAGCGTCGTGTGGACCTATAACGGCCTGCCGCCGGACCAGATGTCGGGCCGCGTGATCTATTACTACGAACGCCAGTTGACCACCTCGGTCAACGACATCGAGCACATCGAGTCGCAGTCGTTGCCGGGCGTTGGCATTGTCAAGATTTTCTTCCAGCCGAGCGTGGACATTCGCACAGCCACGGCTCAGGTGACCTCCATCTCGCAAACGGTGGTCAAGCAGATGCCGCCAGGCATCACACCGCCGCTCATCCTCAATTACAACGCCTCGACGGTGCCGGTGCTGCAGATGGCCCTGTCGAGCCCGGTCTTGTCGGAAGCCACCATTCGCGACATCGCGCAGAACTTCATGCGGCCGACGCTGATTTCCGTGCCCGGCGTAGCCATACCGACGCCGTACGGCGGCAAACAAAAGCAAGTAACGCTGGACTTGAATCCGCGCTCGCTGGCGGCCAAAGGCCTTTCGGCGCAGGACGTGGGCAACGCGTTGGCCGCACAGAACCAGATTATCCCCGTGGGCACGGCCAAGATTGGGACTTACGAGTATCACATCCAACTCAATAACAGCCCAACGGCCATCGATGAGCTAAACAACCTGCCCATCAAGACCGTCAACGGCGCGACGATCACCATCGGCGATGTGGCCCATGTGCGCGACGGTGCGCCGCCGCAAAACAATGTGGTCCGCGTGGACGGCAAACGCGCCGTGCTGATGCCCGCGTTGAAGAACGGCAACGCGTCGACCCTGGACGTGGTGGCCGGCATCAAGAAGCTGTTGCCGCTCATTGCCGAGACCCAACCCAAGTCGCTGCAGATGCATCTGCTGAGCGATCAGTCCATCTTTGTCAAAGCCGCCGTGGCCTCGGTGGCTCGCGAGGGCGTCATCGCAGCTCTTCTGACTTCCGTGATGATTCTGCTGTTCCTCGGCAGCTGGCGCTCGACGGTCATCATCGCGTTGTCCATCCCGCTGTCCATCCTGTCGGCCATTGCCTTGCTGTCGCTGTTCGGACAGACCTTGAATGTGATGACCCTGGGCGGCCTGGCGTTGGCGGTGGGCATTCTGGTCGACGACGCCACGGTGACCATCGAGAACATCAACTGGCATCTGGAGCAAGGCAAGGGCGTGATGGACGCCATCATGGACGGCGCCAGGCAGATCGTGACGCCGGCCTTCGTGTCGCTGCTGTGCATCTGCATCGTCTTCGTGCCGATGTTCATGCTCGACGGTATCGCCGGCTTCCTGTTCCGCCCGATGGCTTTGGCGGTGATCTTCGCCATGGTGTCCTCCTTCATGCTGTCCCGCACGCTGGTGCCGACGCTCGCGATGTTCTTGCTCAAGCCTCACCATGTGGAAGGCGGCGAGGGTGCGCATCCCGAGGACGCCTATCTCAATCATCACGAGGGCGACCAGCACGGTCGCAAGCGCCGCAGTGCCGTAGTGCGCGGGCTGCTGCGGTTTCAGATGGGCTTTGAGCAGCGCTTCACGCATGTCCGCGACGGCTACTACGGCTTGCTGGCGGTGGCTCTCGACAGCCGGAAGCGCTTTGTCGTCGGCTTCCTCGGGTTCGTCGTGGTGTCCTTTGCGCTGATTCCTGCATTGGGTCGGGATTTCTTCCCGACCGTGGATTCGGAATCGATCTCGATGCATGTGCGCGCGCCCATGGGCACCCGGGTCGAAGAGACGGCGGCCGAGTTCGATCACATCGAACGCGCCATCCGCGCCGTCATTCCGCCCGATCAGCTCGACACCATCATCGACAACATCGGCCTTCCGCTGAGCGGCGTGAACCTGGTTTACAGCAGCAGCGGTACCATCGGCTCGCAGGACGGCGATATCCAGATCGCCTTGAAGGAAGGCCATCGGCCGGCGGCCGATTTCATGAAGCAATTGCGCGAAAAGCTTCCGCGCGAATTCCCCGGCACCCAGTTCGCGTTCCTGCCGGCCGACATGACCAGTCAGATCCTTAACTTTGGTTCGCCCTCGCCGCTGGATGTCTCCATCGCCGGACGTGATCGCGTGGCCAACGAAGCCTACTCAGAAAGAATTATGAAGGAGCTGCGCAAGGTGGATGGCATCGTCGATGTCCGCTTGCAGCAAAGCTCGAGCTACCCGCAGTTGAACGTCAAAGTGGACCGGGTACGGGCGGATGGGTTGGGCATCACCGAGCGGGATGTCACCAATAGCATGGTGGCGTCTCTGGCAGGCAGCTCGCAGGTCGCCCCGGCCTTCTGGCTCAATCCGAAAAACGGCGTGTCCTACGCCATCGTAGCCTCGACGCCGCAATACCTCATGGATTCCATGTCCGATCTGAAGGCGCTGCCGGTGACCTCCTCGGTCAACGGTGCCACGCAAATTCTGGGTGGTCTGGCTAGCTTCACCCGCGGGCCCAGCGATGCGGTGGTCTCTCACTACAACATCATGCCGTCGTACGACATCTATGCCTCGATTCAAGGCCGGGATTTGGGGGGCGTGGCCAGTGATGTGGAAAAGGTTCTGGCGCAGTTTGCAAGTCAACGGCCAAAGGGCACCCTGGTCAGCCTGCACGGGCAGGTCGGCACGATGAACGAAGCCTTCAGCGGTCTGTTGTTCGGTCTGGTCGGGGCTGTGGTCCTCATCTACCTGCTCATCGTGGTCAATTTCCAATCGTGGATGGACCCGTTCGTCATCATCACCGCCCTCCCGGCAGCGCTTGCCGGCATCGTCTGGATGCTGTTTCTCACGCACACCAGTTTGTCCGTGCCCGCGCTCACCGGGGCCATCATGTGCATGGGCGTGGCCACTGCGAACGCGATCCTGGTGGTGACCTTCTGCCGCGAGCGGCTGGCCGAGCATGGGGACCCGGTCAAGGCGGCGCTCGAGGCCGGTTTTACCCGCTTCCGTCCGGTGTGCATGACGGCGCTGGCGATGATCATCGGCATGCTGCCCATGGCGCTCAGCCAGGAACAGAACTCCCCGCTGGGTCGCGCGGTCATCGGCGGCCTCATGTTCGCCACGCTTGCCACCTTGCTGTTTGTGCCGGTCATCTTCGCGATCGTCCACGGCCGGCCTGCTCCCGCCCCTTCCAAACAGCCGCTTATCGGAGATCACTCCCATGTCGCATGA
- a CDS encoding ATP-binding protein — protein sequence MTSSSLRARLTWLIILVQVAVLIPLGTISYQRELHEMNQLLDGRLAQAGRTLGTLIAYGHGNYGVQDPAKTLQLATEAQKGTVVVSVHPRNYEPEVGFQAYDPQRKLVAATANLADLPPPAPGERGFHEAEYNGVKWRLFTLTNRFDLTVRIGERADNRSDITRGLILEHALPLIIGLPLLAVLAGLAVKQGLKPLGVLTAVLAQREPGSRKLISIDRSPDEIKPLIETLNQQLERLEDAVEREHRFAGDVAHELRTPLAATMIHMESALIADDPAEVQYTVGNARRSLVRLGRRIEQILAVARLEAGAASQHRVPLDLVMVATEVIEELAPVIAEKDISLSLNHEEPELWVSGHEVALTAMFRNLIENALRYTPERGQVDVAVCRLDGKILIAVSDDGPGIPKDRREAAFQRGYRGADMKEPGYGLGLSIVQRAVELHDGSIALLEAPSGNGLLVHILMDPLTDAASKR from the coding sequence GTGACCTCCAGCAGCCTGCGCGCGCGACTCACCTGGCTCATCATCCTTGTCCAGGTGGCCGTGCTCATTCCGCTGGGGACCATCAGCTACCAGCGCGAACTTCACGAGATGAATCAGTTGCTCGATGGGCGTTTGGCCCAGGCCGGGCGAACGCTGGGCACCTTGATTGCCTACGGGCATGGCAACTACGGAGTACAGGATCCGGCGAAGACGCTGCAGCTCGCGACCGAGGCGCAAAAGGGTACCGTCGTCGTATCGGTCCATCCACGCAACTACGAGCCCGAAGTCGGCTTTCAGGCGTATGACCCCCAGCGCAAACTGGTCGCGGCAACCGCCAATCTGGCGGACCTGCCCCCACCGGCTCCGGGGGAACGCGGGTTTCATGAAGCCGAATATAACGGGGTCAAATGGCGACTGTTCACCCTCACCAACCGCTTCGACCTGACGGTGCGGATTGGGGAGCGGGCAGATAACCGGTCGGACATCACCCGCGGTCTCATCCTTGAGCACGCGTTGCCGCTCATCATCGGGCTGCCTCTGCTCGCCGTGTTGGCAGGACTCGCGGTCAAACAGGGACTCAAGCCTCTGGGTGTGCTGACTGCAGTGCTCGCGCAGCGCGAACCGGGCAGTCGCAAGCTCATCTCCATCGACCGCTCTCCCGACGAGATCAAGCCACTGATCGAGACGCTCAATCAGCAACTCGAGCGGTTGGAAGATGCGGTCGAACGAGAGCACCGATTTGCTGGCGATGTGGCGCATGAGCTGCGCACACCGCTGGCAGCCACTATGATTCACATGGAAAGCGCGCTCATTGCCGACGACCCGGCCGAGGTTCAATACACCGTCGGCAACGCGCGGCGAAGCCTGGTCCGCCTGGGACGCCGCATCGAGCAAATTCTTGCGGTCGCGCGTTTGGAAGCCGGGGCCGCCTCACAACACCGCGTCCCTCTGGACCTGGTCATGGTGGCCACCGAGGTCATCGAAGAGTTGGCCCCCGTCATCGCGGAGAAAGACATCTCCCTGAGCCTCAACCACGAAGAGCCCGAATTGTGGGTGTCGGGCCATGAGGTCGCACTCACGGCGATGTTTCGCAACCTGATTGAAAACGCACTCCGTTACACCCCGGAGCGTGGCCAGGTCGATGTGGCTGTGTGCCGCCTGGACGGCAAGATCCTGATTGCGGTCTCCGACGACGGGCCCGGCATTCCCAAGGACCGCAGGGAGGCTGCCTTTCAACGTGGCTACCGTGGTGCGGACATGAAAGAGCCGGGCTACGGCCTTGGGCTCAGCATCGTCCAGCGCGCGGTAGAGCTGCACGACGGGTCCATCGCGCTTCTGGAGGCCCCGTCGGGCAATGGACTTCTGGTGCACATCCTGATGGATCCGCTGACCGACGCCGCGAGTAAACGCTGA
- a CDS encoding response regulator — protein sequence MHILLLEDDIELGEAIKHALEHQSYAVTWLTDGRQGAASLSDTGIDLILLDLGLPGKDGLEVLLEARRAGVKTPILVMTARDATESRIKGLDLGADDYLVKPFDLGELAARIRSLTRRAQGLVDNRVEVGSLVLDLATNGVTFRGEMVTLTRREFSVLRILTERAGRIVRRETLEGSVYGYDTVVDRNAIEVHVHWLRRKLSPEVIHTVRGIGYMMPREPK from the coding sequence ATGCACATCTTGCTACTTGAAGACGACATCGAGTTGGGCGAGGCCATCAAGCATGCGCTTGAGCACCAGTCTTACGCGGTAACGTGGCTGACCGACGGCAGGCAAGGCGCGGCGTCGTTGTCTGACACGGGCATCGACTTGATCTTGCTCGACCTGGGCCTGCCTGGGAAAGACGGCTTGGAAGTGCTGCTTGAAGCACGCCGCGCGGGGGTGAAAACGCCCATCCTGGTAATGACCGCGCGGGATGCGACAGAGTCGCGCATCAAGGGCTTGGACCTGGGCGCAGACGATTACCTGGTCAAGCCGTTTGACCTGGGGGAACTGGCGGCACGTATTCGCTCGCTGACCCGCCGCGCGCAGGGCCTGGTGGACAATCGAGTGGAGGTGGGCAGTCTGGTGCTGGACCTGGCTACGAATGGCGTTACCTTTCGAGGTGAAATGGTAACCTTGACCCGGCGGGAGTTCTCGGTGCTGCGCATCCTGACCGAGCGCGCCGGCCGCATCGTTCGCCGCGAAACGCTCGAAGGGTCGGTCTACGGATATGACACAGTGGTGGATCGCAACGCCATCGAAGTGCATGTGCACTGGCTGCGCCGGAAGTTGAGTCCCGAGGTCATCCACACGGTGCGCGGCATTGGCTACATGATGCCCCGGGAACCCAAGTGA
- a CDS encoding AMP-binding enzyme has product MIIRRGEDLSPGLIESYLERHRAVKECCVVGIDDTDLGEVPVAFVVARGAIRLKSAPYGNMRTTPFQGYMSLPIST; this is encoded by the coding sequence GTGATCATCCGCCGTGGCGAAGACCTCTCACCCGGCCTGATCGAGAGCTACCTTGAGAGACATCGCGCCGTCAAAGAATGCTGCGTGGTCGGAATCGACGACACCGACCTGGGCGAGGTACCTGTGGCATTTGTTGTCGCCCGAGGGGCCATACGATTGAAGTCGGCGCCCTACGGCAATATGCGTACGACGCCTTTTCAAGGGTATATGTCCCTGCCCATATCCACGTGA
- a CDS encoding DUF4265 domain-containing protein produces the protein MPELVKVFFSIQPDEDGYPDVGSESVWARPAGSPDTYTIDNIPFFARQAGLGDTVRAPLQDGVRWFDRVLVESPNSLFRVVCFDENIVDAVADALRSLGCVTEYFKARNLLAVSVPGGDVLEAAEAYLNRQEGAGVLDFEGAIYRE, from the coding sequence ATGCCTGAATTGGTGAAGGTATTCTTTTCTATCCAACCGGACGAGGACGGCTATCCAGACGTTGGCAGTGAGTCGGTCTGGGCAAGACCAGCAGGATCGCCAGATACCTACACCATCGATAACATCCCGTTCTTTGCGCGCCAGGCCGGCCTCGGCGATACCGTCCGCGCACCTCTTCAGGATGGCGTTCGATGGTTCGACCGAGTGCTGGTGGAATCGCCGAACTCTTTATTTCGCGTGGTCTGCTTCGATGAGAACATTGTCGATGCCGTTGCCGATGCGCTCCGGTCCTTGGGCTGTGTGACGGAATACTTTAAAGCGCGCAACCTGTTGGCGGTCAGCGTGCCTGGCGGCGATGTGCTGGAGGCGGCAGAGGCATATCTCAACCGGCAGGAAGGCGCGGGAGTGCTCGACTTTGAGGGTGCGATTTATCGCGAATAA
- the thiS gene encoding sulfur carrier protein ThiS yields MQITLNGDARDCAPGTSVLALLDAAGYGGKRVAVEVNLEIVPRSAHATHVLAEGDRVEIVHAIGGG; encoded by the coding sequence ATGCAGATCACTCTAAACGGCGACGCGCGCGATTGCGCGCCCGGCACCTCGGTTCTTGCGCTGCTCGACGCTGCCGGTTACGGCGGCAAGCGCGTGGCGGTCGAGGTCAACCTCGAGATCGTGCCGCGCAGCGCGCACGCGACGCATGTGCTCGCCGAGGGCGACCGCGTCGAGATCGTCCATGCCATCGGTGGCGGCTGA
- a CDS encoding thiazole synthase, translated as MNHFSPAADDVLTVAGRTFHSRLLTGTGKYKDFDETRRATEAAGAQIVTLAIRRVNIGQDASQPNLLDALPPDRFTLLPNTAGCYTADDAVRTCRLARELLDGHNLVKLEVLGDERTLYPDVVQTLVAAEKLVADGFDVMVYTSDDPILARRLEEIGCAAIMPLAAPIGSGLGIQNRYNLLEIVENAKVPVIVDAGVGTASDAAIAMELGCDGVLMNTAIAGAKDPVLMAHAMKLAVEAGRAAFRAGRIPRKRFASASSPVDGLVG; from the coding sequence ATGAACCACTTCTCCCCTGCCGCCGATGACGTCCTGACCGTCGCGGGCCGCACCTTTCACTCGCGGCTGCTCACGGGCACCGGCAAGTACAAGGATTTCGACGAAACGCGTCGCGCCACCGAAGCCGCCGGCGCGCAGATCGTCACCCTCGCCATTCGCCGGGTGAACATCGGCCAGGACGCGAGCCAGCCCAACCTGCTCGACGCGCTGCCGCCGGATCGCTTCACCCTGCTGCCGAATACGGCGGGTTGCTACACGGCCGACGATGCCGTGCGCACCTGTCGCCTCGCGCGCGAACTGCTCGACGGCCACAACCTCGTGAAGCTCGAAGTGCTCGGCGACGAGCGCACGCTCTACCCGGATGTCGTGCAGACGCTGGTCGCCGCCGAGAAGCTCGTGGCCGATGGCTTCGACGTCATGGTCTACACGTCGGACGACCCGATCCTGGCGCGTCGGCTCGAAGAGATCGGCTGCGCCGCGATCATGCCGCTGGCCGCGCCGATCGGCTCGGGTCTGGGCATCCAGAATCGCTACAACCTGCTCGAGATCGTCGAGAACGCGAAGGTCCCGGTGATCGTCGATGCCGGTGTCGGCACCGCCTCCGATGCCGCCATCGCGATGGAGCTCGGCTGCGATGGCGTGCTGATGAACACCGCGATCGCCGGCGCGAAGGATCCGGTCCTGATGGCGCATGCGATGAAGCTCGCGGTCGAAGCGGGCCGCGCGGCGTTCCGCGCCGGTCGTATTCCGCGCAAGCGCTTCGCATCGGCCTCGAGCCCGGTCGACGGACTGGTGGGCTGA
- the trmB gene encoding tRNA (guanosine(46)-N7)-methyltransferase TrmB — protein sequence MTTDDDNNAGDAPFHRRIRSFVLREGRMTPAQQRAFDNHWSRFGLDYHGTGRDLDATFGHRAPRVLEIGFGNGEALAWASEHDQARDYIGVEVHSPGVGRLMNALAARDARNVRLYKHDAVEVLENEIPPASLSEVRIWFPDPWHKKRHNKRRIVQPAFVELLASRMAPGGLLHLATDWEAYAEHMRETMEAAGGWRNRVGPGESAERPAWRIETHFERRGTRLGHGVWDYLYEWQGR from the coding sequence ATGACCACCGATGACGACAACAACGCCGGCGACGCTCCGTTCCACCGCCGCATCCGCAGCTTCGTGCTGCGCGAAGGCCGGATGACGCCCGCGCAGCAACGTGCGTTCGACAATCACTGGTCTCGCTTCGGCCTCGATTACCACGGTACCGGGCGCGACCTCGACGCCACCTTCGGCCATCGCGCGCCGCGCGTGCTGGAGATCGGCTTCGGCAACGGTGAAGCACTGGCCTGGGCCAGCGAGCACGATCAGGCGCGCGATTACATCGGCGTCGAAGTGCATAGCCCGGGTGTCGGCCGCCTGATGAACGCGCTGGCCGCACGCGATGCGCGGAACGTTCGCCTCTACAAGCACGACGCCGTCGAAGTACTGGAAAACGAGATCCCCCCGGCCAGCCTGTCCGAAGTACGCATCTGGTTCCCCGATCCGTGGCACAAGAAGCGCCATAACAAGCGTCGTATCGTGCAGCCGGCGTTCGTCGAATTGCTGGCGTCGCGCATGGCGCCGGGCGGCTTGCTGCATCTGGCCACCGACTGGGAAGCCTACGCCGAGCACATGCGCGAGACGATGGAAGCCGCCGGAGGCTGGCGTAACCGTGTCGGTCCGGGCGAGTCGGCGGAGCGTCCCGCGTGGCGCATCGAGACCCACTTCGAACGCCGCGGCACGCGTCTTGGCCACGGTGTCTGGGATTACCTGTACGAGTGGCAGGGTCGATAA
- the poxB gene encoding ubiquinone-dependent pyruvate dehydrogenase, translated as MSIASLADLIAETLEEAGVRRIYGLVGDSLNAITDSLRERQRIDWVHVRNEEAGAFAAGAEAQLTGALAVCAGSCGPGNLHLINGLFDCNRSRTPVLAIAAHIPSAEIGSGYFQETHPTELFRECSVYCEMVSDASQMPHVLDSAIRAAVGQRGVAVVVIPGDVAMRKSPVKKVTPAAGLLPPSPKVIPAERELDALAELLNAGKRVTLLCGRGTAGAHDDLIALADALQSPIVHALGGKEYVEYDNPFDVGMTGLIGFSSGYYAMEDCDTLLMLGTDFPYRQFYPEDAKIAQVDIRPGNIGRRCRVELGVVGDVGETIRALLPRIEPKRLRGHLDRCLAHYARARDDLDQLARIEPGHDLIHPQQVTRLVSELAEDDAIFTCDVGTPTVWAARYLTMNGKRRLLGSFVHGSMANAMPQAIGAQASHPGRQVISLSGDGGFTMLMGDFITLAQQGLPVKVIVLNNGTLGFVELEMKAAGLLETGVELKNPDFAAMANAMGIHGRRVARASDLPSAIAEVLSHDGPALLDVVSNRLELSMPPKISGEQVKGFSLYALKAVMSGRGDSIVDLALSNLSR; from the coding sequence ATGTCCATCGCCAGCCTTGCCGACCTGATCGCCGAAACCCTCGAAGAAGCCGGCGTTCGCCGGATCTACGGTCTGGTGGGCGACAGCCTCAATGCGATCACCGATTCGCTGCGCGAGCGCCAGCGCATCGACTGGGTCCATGTCCGTAACGAAGAAGCCGGCGCGTTTGCCGCCGGCGCGGAAGCGCAGCTCACCGGTGCGCTCGCCGTCTGCGCGGGAAGCTGCGGACCCGGCAACCTGCATCTGATCAACGGCCTGTTCGACTGCAACCGCTCGCGCACGCCCGTGCTGGCGATCGCCGCGCATATTCCCAGCGCCGAAATCGGCAGCGGTTATTTTCAGGAAACGCATCCGACCGAGCTGTTTCGCGAGTGCAGCGTGTACTGCGAGATGGTTTCCGATGCGTCGCAGATGCCCCACGTGCTGGATTCGGCCATCCGCGCGGCCGTGGGCCAACGCGGCGTGGCCGTGGTGGTGATTCCCGGCGACGTGGCCATGCGCAAGTCGCCGGTGAAGAAGGTGACGCCCGCGGCCGGGCTGCTGCCGCCTTCGCCGAAGGTCATCCCTGCCGAGCGTGAGCTGGATGCCCTGGCTGAGCTGCTCAACGCGGGCAAGCGCGTCACCCTGCTGTGCGGCCGCGGCACGGCCGGCGCCCATGACGACCTGATCGCCCTGGCCGATGCGCTGCAGTCGCCGATCGTGCATGCGCTGGGTGGCAAGGAGTATGTGGAATACGACAACCCCTTCGACGTGGGCATGACCGGCCTGATCGGCTTCAGCTCCGGCTACTACGCGATGGAGGACTGCGACACGCTGCTGATGCTGGGCACCGATTTTCCGTACCGTCAGTTCTACCCCGAGGACGCGAAGATCGCGCAGGTCGACATCCGCCCCGGCAACATCGGCCGTCGCTGCCGTGTCGAACTCGGTGTGGTCGGCGATGTGGGCGAAACCATCCGCGCCCTGTTGCCACGGATCGAGCCCAAGCGGCTGCGCGGCCACCTCGACCGCTGCCTCGCCCACTATGCGCGGGCCCGCGACGACCTCGACCAGCTCGCCCGCATCGAACCCGGTCACGACCTCATCCATCCGCAGCAGGTCACCCGCCTGGTCAGTGAGCTGGCCGAGGACGATGCGATCTTTACCTGCGACGTCGGCACGCCCACGGTCTGGGCCGCGCGCTACCTGACGATGAACGGCAAGCGCCGCCTGCTCGGCTCCTTCGTCCATGGCTCCATGGCCAATGCCATGCCGCAGGCGATCGGCGCGCAGGCCTCCCACCCGGGACGGCAGGTGATCTCGCTGTCGGGCGACGGCGGCTTCACGATGCTGATGGGCGACTTCATCACGCTGGCCCAGCAGGGCCTGCCGGTGAAGGTCATCGTGCTCAACAACGGCACCCTGGGCTTCGTCGAGCTGGAGATGAAGGCGGCGGGGCTGCTCGAAACGGGCGTCGAGCTGAAAAATCCGGACTTCGCAGCCATGGCCAACGCGATGGGCATTCATGGACGACGCGTCGCCCGCGCCAGCGACCTGCCCTCGGCCATCGCGGAGGTGCTGTCGCACGATGGCCCCGCATTGCTCGATGTGGTCAGCAACCGGCTCGAGCTGTCGATGCCGCCGAAGATCAGCGGCGAGCAGGTCAAGGGCTTCAGCCTGTACGCGCTGAAGGCGGTGATGAGCGGGCGCGGCGACTCGATCGTCGACCTCGCGCTGAGCAACCTCAGCCGCTGA